In Lytechinus pictus isolate F3 Inbred chromosome 17, Lp3.0, whole genome shotgun sequence, the genomic window ttgtaactctttgtaagacgggtcccTGATGGGGTATTTTGTAAATTGAATTACCAATTCACTAAACTTCCTTTATTAATTGTACCGAGTGCTAAACTTCAATTCATCTGAACTATTATCTATTCGACAGTACATTATAACTGTGGTGAATTCCATATGAACTAGGGAAGTTTGTTTTTCACGTACTACTGTGGTATAATTCTCTCCAAGTTCAATTCTTTGCTTTCATCACATACTTACTTAATGACCGGGGGCTGGGTAATACTGTCACTGTGGAGCTTGATACAAACTACCACTGTGATATATTCCACACGACCACAGTGGAACCCTCCATACAGTAAAACTGTGGCATTTCCACACATTACCACTGTGGCAGCTTACAGATATAACCCGTCACAGTGAATTCGCTGTCGTTGTCTGTGTCACAGTCAAGATCATTCCACTTATATTCGTTGGACGTGTGAAACTCGGCACAGTCTTGCCCTCCTCCATAGTTGTTCGGCTGATCAGTATCCCAATACTTGTAGTCTACGCTCGAGCCGTCACTCCATTCCCAACTACCTTCTGTACTCTTGTCATGAAATCCAATCCAAACTCTAGTAAAGGACGTTATCTGATGATAGGAAATAATAGCAGAACATTCTTTTGttcttcttgaaaaaaatggtcATAAAAAACAATATGGGTAATATGGACGGCTGGGCCATAGAAGTGGAATATGGGCAGACAGTTTATTCTTATAAAGACTTCATTCTATGGAACAATTTTCCATCTCCCTTAATAGTACGGCAATTTCCAAATTCAAAAGACAATATCTTCTTTTTATCAGATGCAATGATCTATGAAATTGATTCTTTACCATTCTTAGTtgctttcttcattttctttatacattttgtacattttatatataattGAATTTCGATTTTAATGTTTCCtagtttaattcattttttattcggTAGGTTTGcgagcatgggcggaaatcccaggggggggaCGCGTACCCCTATgatttggaaggggggggggcaaaatatcaaatgtcccccaactatttgtaatataaaaaaCGTTTTTCCCAAGTGTgaccccccttttgaaagtgataacttttttttttgcttgtcaaatttattttggacGAAATTACCTTACATTTTAGGTGATAacctattttttttgcttgtcaaatccCACCCCCTTGGAAAaacctggatccgcccctggtcccccgacctttggggagagatttccgcccatgtttGCGAGGATCATTTCCTACAACGCATCTATGTATTTGTCCTGCATCCTCCCACGACAGACATGTGTATAACCTTGTTTGTAAAATGATATGTACGTATGAAATACTTTTAATCTTGAAttgcaaatgaatgaaatgaaaatagtgTTTTCAAGGGAAAGGAATGAAAGGTTTACCACTTTAGTGCGGAGGTCTTCATATAGCACTGCAAGAAAATCCATCTCATCTTTAGAATGTATAGAAGTGAGATGTCCCAGGCTAAGGGGAGCATCGATTCCAGTACAAGGAACGGAGAAACTTGAACAGTGCATCTCAGCTCCAAGCCAAGTGATATTCTTCACCGAGAAATACCTAAGAAATTGGCAAGATGTCGACAATATCAAGTTTAAAAATAAGACTTCACGATTATCATCGTTTccatcttaaaaaataaaatacgcTTCAATTTGCTTTTTATTTGAGACACGAGACACGTCATCGGTTTTCTGGAATCATGTTTAATTacacttttatttattattggtCGGTGTCATGCGATCGTTTTGATTGCTTgaaaatgtgatatatgaaaaCTCATTAACCCCAACTGCAAGTTAATCGAGGAAATAGCGTTTATTTAATAAGAATCTTGCACAGTGCCTTAAATTGTCAAGGCGAATGTATTGCAAATAACCCGATCCCTTTCCTCGAAATGTTTAATTTTGGTAGACTCTTGCCCTTTAATCGATCTCAGACTTCAAAGAAAGCAATTACCTTGAACACGGAAGAGGCTGAAAAAAGGAACATTTCGCATAAACACTTGGAATGAAGAACGACTTAGTATTTTAATATCATACATAATGAGGCAACTTTATGTTTTTCGATACAATCATTGTTAACtgatacaggccatcccccatCTACAATATTGggggacatacatgtaccctACCTCTTCCCCATGATCATCTACTACGAGTCAAGTGAACATAAGCGTGACACAGACTTCCGTCCCTCGAAATTATTTGTATTGTTGGTCTTTTATAATACTGATCGGAAGCACACTGGGTCCTAACAATACGAATTGAAACACAATAAAAATCTTAGGCCTTGGCATTGATATTAAAATTGTAATAGAAAACAAGTtagtaaattgaaattgaaatgataatgttattataTTCATGAGAGAATCGCGAATTTGAATTTTCTACATAAACAAAAGCAAGATCATTCTGACTGATTAATCAAAATTTCCTACAAGGAGAATTAACAGGTAAAAATACTGTGGAAAAACAACCATGGCTCTATCCGTCGAGGGTGCTTACCTGTAACAGTTATGTTGAAAAGGGGTCCACAGTGGGGGACACCCACACCCGTCGGCTTGGCAGCCCGGTAGGGTCGGCAGCATTACAGCCAACGTTGCGATGGCCAAGAGGGTCAACATCTTCTTCAGCATTTTGGCCTCAAAATTAGCAGCTGTTCTTTCGCAACTGGTTGCTGCTCATATAAAACTGACGAAGAGGTGTATTTAACATTTCTAGTTGTGTACTTTATGCCATGATGAGGAAGTTGAGGAAATCTCACTGGCTAGAAATGTTAAGTGTTGTAATCGACCCCCGCAGGGGCGGCAATGGAGTATTTTGAGAAGGGACGGGCAGGACAACCAAATTGTGAGGTCATTTTTTTCTGGATTGAATGATATCATGAATATGgggacaataataataataatgataatgataataataataatgataataa contains:
- the LOC129279926 gene encoding echinoidin-like — its product is MLKKMLTLLAIATLAVMLPTLPGCQADGCGCPPLWTPFQHNCYRYFSVKNITWLGAEMHCSSFSVPCTGIDAPLSLGHLTSIHSKDEMDFLAVLYEDLRTKVITSFTRVWIGFHDKSTEGSWEWSDGSSVDYKYWDTDQPNNYGGGQDCAEFHTSNEYKWNDLDCDTDNDSEFTVTGYICKLPQW